A window of Eucalyptus grandis isolate ANBG69807.140 chromosome 4, ASM1654582v1, whole genome shotgun sequence genomic DNA:
AAGAGGATTTCGCTACTTGCAAATTGAGCTATTTGGTACTGGCAAAGTgaaagatagaaaaagaaaaaaagaaaagacagttCTATGATTTATTTTGATACTTAacttaatttgataaattagtaAATGTAGATTTTTGACATCCCAACATGTCATTTATTCTGATTTCGCTCAACATAACATCGCCAAATTAATAGGCATAAATTCCCTCTTGAATGTGAAGTAGAACTCATCCATTTCCGATGGAATCAAGTGAGAGAACGGAGAATTGAACTTAATTGATTTGGTATGATATTAAGGAATGAAAAGTCGAATTCATGATAATTGAAGGTACTTTATTAGAAGAAAATAGTGATTCCATGAAAAGAGTAATTTCATGATTACAAAATATTTCCTACAACCCAGTTAGACAAAATTCCTTTCCACTTATACTGTTGATTGGTGGGTTACAAGCATAGatctcaaattcaattttgattaaatttatatgcAGCTCATGTCCATAATTTATAACCCACCAATAAGAGGTatggttgaagaaaattctgCCTTTATAAAATTGGCTCGTTGAGTGTATCAAATGTTGCATTGGTCTTTGATGGGTGGGCTTAAACGACCaacaaaaatttgataaatgcaaACTTTGCAAATCAATTTTGCTGACTACCCTTTGAGATCAATAATCGTAACATCATCTCTTTGACGTAGACGAACTTAGAAACGACGGCATGGCAAAAAAGCTGCTGCAATATAGGGATGCTGTACAATATTGTGTATACCGAAAGAGAACTTCCCACGCAGCAACCTTATAAGCAGCCGTTGCTGCCTGTTATCCATTATATTGAGTACGGTCGACTGATTCGGTTTTGGAGTTTGTGGTGGTGCTGTTACAACCTGATGACAGTGGCCGTGGAGGAGCGGAGCAAAGTCAGCCGCTATGGAgtgcggaagaagaagaaagaacaaagcgcaaaaagaacaaatatgTGACAGCCTGAGTTTAAAAAGAACGATGCGACATCTTCACCTAGTTAGACTTGTAATGCATTGCTAATAATTTTGTGACATGGTGCAGAAATCTCTCATAGAGCGAAATTTAATATGTTGAGATACTTATTAGGTAAAGATAAGTTTAGGTATCTAATGAATAAAAGTCCAAGCATTTGCAACATCATTATCTGAAAAATGACAGCAAGCGTACATGTTGTCCATCATAAACGAAATCAAGCTCACGAAGttaccttttctatttcttacaTATGAAAAATCAAGCTCGCCAAATTTTTCAATGAATGGATCATAAGAAAGTTTTTTTATTGGTCGGGTCATTAACATATGAATCAGTAATAGCAAATATGTCCAGAAGGGTGATGGATAGAGGTCCCCGgggtgggttttttttttcgggggtgGAGAAAAACGCAGTTAGCCGAGGAAGACCGGAAGGTAAAAGGAAAACCTAACAATCCAGGTTCTAAGAGTAGTCGgagcaagaaaatttcgaaAGCTAAGTTAATTCGGGCTTGTTCCAAGAGATGTACCAAGTGATGTTTTAGCCTCAGGTACCACTGATATAATTTAGTATCCAAAACTggaaaaagtcctaaatctacgGCTTCTCTTCGACCAAACGTATACTAGAATGAAATCCTGGTGAATGAGAAGGATCTCTTGAGACGACTGGGAAAGCACTGATCATAAGATGAGGAACATGAAGAGATTTCAagtaaggaagaagaataaccCTATCAGAGCCATCCTCGGGGTTgtccaaaaattgaagagagagctTGCCTTGCTCTTCCAACTCCTGAAGACCATCGAAGCCAACAATGTACGGCACTGGACGAGAGTTGAAGAAACTGAGAGCTTTGACAGTAGGTACTGTTGGAgttggaggaaagagagagctATGGCTGAAATCTGGAATTTGAAACGAGAAAAATTTGGGAGAAGAGGTTGAAGACGATGGAGTATgcaaaagatgaagatggaaagGTGAAATCTATGCTCTGATGTCGAGGATGCGATCAACGTCCTCTTCTTTGTCATGGAAGCTGCTTTGCTTGCCGAAATATATTACCTAGCATCCCTTCACTCATTTCATGATCACCCctttcttctttaattcttttttttcttcctgctGTTTGTCTGTCTGTTCTTGTTCCGTTGcaacaaatgggaaaaagaaaagagaatactGTAAAGCGCCTGTTTTCCTTTCCTGCAGAATTGGAAGAGTAATGGACACTGACTATGGAATTCCATTATAATTCCATAAACAAGAACCTATATTGGCCATGGACGTCAAAATTCAAGACCCGTGTACAAGTTTAGAATGCCAAATAATGTGAATTAAACAAACTACGCTGTACTTCggtaattaattaactaatgcTAACAATCTCACGATGTGGACAAACGAATTTGATTTTACTATAAGGGCGTCCAGAAAAGACATTTGAATCGTCGACAAACAGCTTTTTGACATCTAGCCAGCAACTGTTCTACCTTCCAAATACGTTCTCTCTTgaacaaaagaatttcgaatgGAAATCGTTGAATATTGACTTAGTTCATGCCCAACCCTGATACTCCGCATGTACACCCTCGGTTTCTAATGTTAAGATGTTCATAAGGAACTCGCTATCAAGTGTCAATCTTACAAATCAGGAGTTGGATATATTATTCCATAATCTCATGCTGTTTGAATTgtcaagaacaatttttacaaGTTGCCACCTTCATAAATTGCATCCATTCAACAAGCTGCTTCAAAAACTGAAAAAACTATCACTATAAACGCACATCTCGTGTCAATCGTCGCTAATATTTTTGTCACATGGTGCATAAGTCTCTCAATGAGCAAAATTTAGAATGTTGAGATACTTGTTAGGCAAAGATAAGTTTAGGTGTCATGATGAATGAAAGTTCAAGCAATTGCAATGTCATTATCTAAAAAATGATGGGCAAGTGAATACGTTATCCATTATGAACGATATCAAGCTCACAAGGTTACCTTTTCTATTTCCTAGATATGAAAATCAAGAGCACGAAATTTTTCGATGAATGGATCATGAGACCTCTATCTCATGAGCCTTCGCACCCTAAGGAGAGAAACCAGTAGCGGCAAATATGTCGAGGAGGGTGATTCATAGAGGCCCAATTAGCAGAGGAAGACCAGAGGTAAAAGGAAAACCTAACGAGCCAGGTTCTAGGATTAAGTTCGAAGcaagaaaattccaaagttaGGTCGATTCGGGCTCCTTCCGGGAGATGTATCATGTGAGGTTTTAGCCTCAGGTACCACTGATAGAATTTAGAGTCCAAAACTGGAACAAGACCTAAATCTACAACTTTTCTTCGACCAAACATATGCTAGAATGGAATCCTGGTGAATGGAAATGATCTCTTGAGACTGACTGGGAAAGCACTGATCATAAGATGAGGAACATGAAGAGATTTGAagtaaggaagaagaataaccTGATCAGAGCCATCCTCGGGGTCGTCccaaaattgaagagagagattgcCTTACTCTTCCAACTCCTGAAGACCATCGAAGCCAACAATGTACGTCTCGGGACAATAGTTGAATAAACTGGGAGCGTTGACAGTTGGGACCGTTGGagttggaggagagagagaactatggttgaaatctggaatttgaaatgagaaaattttcaagcataggttgaagaagatggattaTGCAAAGGATGAATATACGAAGTCGAGGATGCCATGGACGTCCTCTCTCTTGTCATGGAAGCAGCTTTGCTTGCCAAACGACACCTCCACGGGCCTGAATCTCTGTCCACGTTCAATGATTATATTACCTCCATCCCTTCACTCACTTCATGACCACCCCtttcttctttgattattttttttttcttttggtgggtCAGTTTGGTGTGAAGTAAATTTTCTCAGCCGTCGAGGGGGATTCTTGTTGTTTGTGATTCTGTTCAAATGGTACGAGTGTAAAAGGGAAGTTTCAGTAGAAGTTCTCGAGAAGCAAGAGCTGAAGAAGCACCCTTGATTGGCTAGTCGTATAAATTTAGGCgtacttgtacttttatgtgcTTCTACTATTTGTAATCCGCAAAATGCTTTACTGGGGCAGTCACAAGTCCTCGGAGGCATAAAAGAACTGCTAAAGTTTCCCTCAGTGATCTAGTTTGTATGTGGGTAATCTTAATTTTCGTCAGAAAGTGACTGCTCTTGTTTATGAGAGTCATGACCATCATAAAAGTTTCAGCGATATTGCTAAGTCTTGTTTACTTAGAAAGATGAATCGAGTGCCCACCATTACCAATTGACAACTGTAGGAAATGTAAAACATATGATGTTGTTGACTGGCCACTTCTCCGATTGTATGGAAAGGTCTAGGCTTAAGCTAGGGAAAAATGGAGTATTTGCTAATCAAATTATATGCAAGTGAAAagacttctttttctgttttcaactTGTACGAGAAACTTTTGGGGTAAGCATGTGGAAAGAAATGAGTACCTAAAAGTTCAAATAGACATTAGAAGGAAATTTTTTAGAAGATGTTGTATTGGATCGAGTGAAACGGATTATTTTTACTTGAAAGCAAGTGCGTAGTAGAACACATAAAAGgaccaaattcaaaattaagtTTACTGAACTTCCACTAGGTATTTCGTTTTTTTCCCCCATTATAGCATTTTTCAGTAGATCCCTCGTCAAAAGGTAACCAAGATTGAATTAGTACTATTAGGATGAATGACCTGACAAATGTTCCCATATGGTATTGTTCCTTTCTATATCATTCTGTGATTTGATGGGTCTTCGAAGTTGTATGACAAAAGACGATCGATCGTAACAGGGCCCATTGCATTCCTTTCATCAGTATTTATTTAGTGTTGATGCAGCCCGTTCCTGGGCATCCGGGTGAGGAGGACTTTGTCATTAATGATATTTCTATTGGAATTATCCTAGTTGGCTGATGTGTACGTGTCATATCCATAAGAAGGCTTAAGCCATCTTTCATTGCACTCCTTGTGAATGGGTCGCCATAGATTTTGGTCCATATCATTGTGGGTCTTTATTGGGTGGTGGAAGCTTCAGTTTGGGAAGAAGGATTATTATATGTGCTGGAAGGAACAACATTGTGCAGAGAGGATAAGAAGCCATTTATTTAGTTCCATTTCTTGTTATTGTATTTGTTTAAGGGGCGTGGTTTGTCGAAGAGCACAACACACTATCTCTGGCAATCTTCACCTAACTTTATTAGTTGATGGCTCTCAAAGGCAATCATTTGAAGGATCAATTCTATTGTCGAGTTTTTTGGGATCTTGTCGATCTTCTTCttgtataaatttttattatgttgttGTATCTCCTTTCTCAATATGGTTCTTACTTGGAAGATTTCGCAGTTGACTAACTCGTAGTGATCTATTGTCTGCAATTGCATTGACATAAAGCTCTATGTGAGCTGGACAACAGAAAAGTTACTAAGAAAAGGAgagatttttttgtcaaagtgGAACCGTACATTCCGTATTTCCATTGCTTTAAATCTCCACATATACAGAAACTCAAGAGAGCATGTTTGATTAATAGGCCATCACTTTCTTAAATTGTGGGGGTTTATTCATGGAGTAAACTGTGCAAAGGCAAGCCCAtgttaattaaaatttaggttGTTCTTATAGAATTTTGACTATTGTTTTCCACATTTTTTCCCTCATGTGTAATGAAAGAATTTGTAGTTTATTGGGAAAGTTTGTCATTTTACTGCAGAGACTGCTATCTTGGGTGTCATAACTGCCGTCAATGAACACATAATTGATACCGCCGCATCTCAAATCCACACTCGTGATGTTCTGGTAGTCTGTTTGAACCAAGTATTTGGTTAGGTTAGCCATGTTTCGGAATAGTGGCTATATGATGCTTCCACAGGGTAGAGAGATTCCAAATTCTGAGAAGGCATCAGAAGTTTCCTCCTCACAGTCCAGCCCTGGAGATTCCAGAAAACCTAGATTTTATAGTGGGTCTGGTTCTTTCAAGAATAGCTTTGGGCAGAATGGGTGGAATTTGGAAGGAAGAGCACTGTCAGCGTTAAGCAGATTTGGAGAGAATGTCAGAACGGTTTTTGACCCACCGTGGTTGTGCAGGGTGTAGCAACAGAATACTATTGTGGAATCTCTCGGTAGGCATGTTGGGAGGTTGTTAGTTGAACCCTGGTAAAGTTGTATGATGTACTTCTGCTGATGCATTTTGTTTTATGATAGCTTCAAAGGCAGAGAAATCAACATTGTCATCTATTTTGTCCGTGAAGGGTGTTCATGGATCTTTATTTCTCAAGGGGGAGATCCTATTTATCGCAAGGCCACTAATCtatgttttgtttattagaaaGTATGGAACTCGGTCCTGGACTCCTTGGTTTCTTACGCTGGCCATGGATGTGGTTGGCGTTGGCATCTTTCCTCAAGTTACTTTGTCTGCGTGGGGTAGTAAAGACCACAAGTTTCAGGACACCACTTCAGAAAAAGATGAGGTTAGAGTCTAAATATGTATTCGCTCATTTGATTTTGTCCATTTAGCATGCATGCCCTGGCTTGTATCACAAAGCTTTTGGACTGGCCTTTCTTCAGCCATCTAATGTCCAGATTAATGATTCTCTCATGACGTGTCAACTTATGTTCTTTTTCCCGTAAGtagttgaaaagaagaaagctaCTCTGGGCACCCTACCTCATGAGAGATCCATTTTTAAGCAAATACACAAGGTACACTTATAGCTACTAGAAATTATATCCAGTGTGAAGTTTACATTTCTGGGATTAATTTCCTCATGGTAAATCATGTTCCTTCTCTGATATTTCAGGGAAAGGCTCGACAAAGCAGAGTAAATTGTCGGAGCCTGTTCCCCTTTTTGGGGCTCTTACAGGTGTTCCTATGTGTCCATTTTGCTTCTATTTTTTACGTTGGCTAAGATAAGGCTACTTATCATGGGCAATTGTGCTCATTCCTTTATGTTTACTCATGCAGCAAAAGTCATAGAGCTGATTGTGGGAGCCCAAACACGGTATACGTACATGTCGGGCTCATAAGAGTGAAGCCTTAGAAAGCTGGTCTACACATGGAGCTGCCACGCCTCCCAGAAACAGAATACACGGACTGTATCCACTATCCTCATGAGTTACTAGAAGTTGAGGGACGACGTCTTGGCaatgaaaattgacattttgattttttggaaaataacgCAATAACTGGTGAAGTTCTGCTGCAGATCCCCAATTGCACACTGGTTTCTTGGTTTTGTTGGAAAT
This region includes:
- the LOC104442197 gene encoding LOW QUALITY PROTEIN: peroxisome biogenesis protein 16 (The sequence of the model RefSeq protein was modified relative to this genomic sequence to represent the inferred CDS: substituted 1 base at 1 genomic stop codon), encoding MFRNSGYMMLPQGREIPNSEKASEVSSSQSSPGDSRKPRFYSGSGSFKNSFGQNGWNLEGRALSALSRFGENVRTVFDPPWLCRVXQQNTIVESLASKAEKSTLSSILSVKGVHGSLFLKGEILFIARPLIYVLFIRKYGTRSWTPWFLTLAMDVVGVGIFPQVTLSAWGSKDHKFQDTTSEKDELKRRKLLWAPYLMRDPFLSKYTRYTYSSTKQSKLSEPVPLFGALTAKVIELIVGAQTRYTYMSGS